The Elaeis guineensis isolate ETL-2024a chromosome 5, EG11, whole genome shotgun sequence DNA segment TTTTGATTCCTCTAAACCatatatcaaatcaaaaaattgtaGCATCCCACTAAAATTTTCCATAACATGACCAATTGATGCACAAGGAATGTCGAAAACAATTGATTTTTCATGCATGGAACAAATTATCAAGTTAGGCATTCCATCATTAATTTTGCGCTGATAGGGTCGAGACTTCAACTTGCTTAGGGAGGGGGAATGCCAAATTTCTATCAGGAAAATACAACACATGAATCCTTTTACAGCAAATTATATCATGGATCATTCAAAAAAATCAACATTGTTAATCAGAACCCCCAATGTTTAGATAGCAGAGTGATGTGAGGCAGCCAAACCGACGTTTCCCCTCCAATGTAACCACAACTTCCCCTAGTATATTGACACCTATGCATGAGAGGAAAACTGATCTTTTTCTGTTCATTCATGAAACCAAAACGTCACTCCAAAAATAACCTCAAGGACCTTCTTTCTAGTTCTAATGCAAGCTCCACAAGCTCCCTTCTCTCTCTATCAACAGTCATTTCCTTCCCTCATCTCTCTCTATCTGCACatatgcctcctctctctctctctctctacactgGCACATAAACATgcagaaagaaggagagaaataGATGCATGTATTTTGCTCTCTCATTACAAATAGTTTCCACTTTCATTTTGAGAATTAATGTCACCAAGTTATCCCTAGTCCACAATGTAAAGATGAgtgctcttctttttttattgTGCCCCTATAATGGAAGGGGCCATTGCCAAGAGTACATTTACCAAACACCATCAATCCCAAGGTGCTTCTGATTTAAATTGTCACACGGTAACTTTATACACTGACCACAGCGATCTTATCTCCTAAACACTATCATTCCACAGTGATCCTATATATTATTTTGTCCTTGGATGGGAATCTTATATAAGGAACACCGCTGCGATTTAGTCTCCTAAACACTATTGTTCCCAAGATGGATTTGCCATAGGGGAGGAGATAGTACAAGCATGGGTTGCCATCTTCCAAAACAGGACATCAATGGTTGTTGTGGTAGTAATTGTGGCATGAATTTAGTAAATAATTGAATAAAAATCACAACCAAGATGAATCAAAggccaaaaagagaaaaaagaaaacaagaataaaaaagaaaactATGGACATGATGGTGCTTGAGACGAGCAACAAGGACTGGAATCTACGAGGGCTCACCCATGAAGGAGCATATGGTGGGCACCTGGCGAATTATGATTCCATGTGATATGGGGCAGCCATAGCAAGGGAGAACAGGGAGGAGGGGTGGACAGTGGGAGGTAAGAAGAGACTAGATGGAGAAGAAACAGGTGGAAAATCAAAGGAAAGAAGTGAATGTTACAGCCAtggctcaaaaaaattttcacttggttgtttttccttttttttttttttataaagaatcACCTAAAGTTATGGAAGACAAGGAGTGAATGCAATGGTTGGAAAGTAAGGAAAtgggagaagaggagaaaaaagcATGTTAACAATTTAAATGGATGTGGTCGATCCTCTTTCTAGAGGAGAGGATGATATTGGATGAAACATAGATTACCTAGCCGTCGATGACTGTCAATAGTCATCTAAGGCAGATACATGGAGGTGGTGACCAAAGGAGGAGAGGCATAGGGTTTTCACAAGAGCCTATCTTTCCCTTAATCACATACAAAAGAGTTGATCAAAAACCAAATATAACATTATATACTATATATCttacattatatattatatagtatattttatattatatataatagataatatgttatatatgacacattaatattataatatgtaGTATAtcgtatattatatattataatatatttaatattgaacattatattttatatattatatactatatactATATATTATATACAACATTTGTCATACCGGTGGTATTGTCCTATATCGGAACCAAATTGATATGCAATCTCGTATTGTAATGACACTTGGTATGCCGTGCCTTCTTGTATCATACTGCAAACAGatactataataggatggtataGGTATTGGATTTCACACCGAGATGGCTAACCTTGATTatgtattaaatattatttaatagatactgtatactatatatatattgtatatcaAACATTATATGTTACACATTTCCAAGTAGGATCATTTATGACAGCTCAAATAACCCCAACTTCAACCTGATTTGATTATTGTTCGGTCATAATATGGAAAGTGGATTAAATTCTTCTCAACATCAGATCACGTTCAGATCAAAATGCAACCTGTTTATAAAAATACATGCTATAATGGAGAAACTTATATTACACTAAAACTAGGGCTTGGCATATGTGATTGACATGAGAAAAGGACAGCTTGCATGTGCAGGATGCAAGAGGAAAAAGATGGAAAACCTACGATCCAATCCAGTAAGAGGTTTATTATCAATATGCCAATCGACAACCACACTCAAAAAGGACAAGATCTTAACCAAGTGGGCTATAATAATTATTGGATAAAAGCTATATCTgttgacaggataaacaaacaaaACAGAGTTTTCATATTACGTAAAGAACAGATGGAAGGCACAGTCAAGCTACCAGAGTTCACAATAGAATAATAGAATATGGATGATATTAAGTTGGATCACTGATTTTAAAACAATCAAGAAAACCATGCTAACTCCTAATAGACAAATTGTAAGACACAAGCATTTCTTGATAACACACTAAATAGCATTTCTTCAGATATAAACAGAAATCTGCACAGTCTTCTGCAAtttcctatatttttttattttcttttattttagatttaggtTTTATACTTCTATAAAGTTTTAAGATTATGTGGTTTTATGAGTACAATCCTCTCCTTCGATGATCTATTTCTCCTGTATATCTTGAAAAACTAGATGGCAAATGAAGAATAAAAGTGTTTTGCATTTATTACAAGGGATGTATTAATGCAACGAATGGAAGTCCATGGTGACACAAAGCCAACTTTTCAAGGCTTTTAAGGATAGCTTGAGTTATATACACTAAGAGACAAGAGGGGCATTCACATaatcataaatcaaattaatGCCAGACAATTTCTGAATTTCTAAATTTCTAAATTTACTATTTTCTTAATTTTGGAAAACCTTTACAAACCATTATACATTCCGATATTCAAACATATATTGGTCACTGCAAATCATAGTATCAGTACAGAGCAGTTGCTACCAATAATTGATGGTGCATAGCCAGTTAGATAGATAACAAACTTCAAACAATATAACGGGAGGCAATTTACCTAAAATGGCCAAGAATTCCTACTACAGCCATAGCCATTCCCGCAAAGTAAGTGTAGGTATCACCAACAAAAACCGATGATGGGTACCTGATATATAAGGTGAACCAGTAACATTCAGCTTTATTGAGATAAACCTTTAGAGACAGGTTATGCACATATGAATAATAAGCTTACAATGAATATTCCCTTTTGGTCATTACCAGTTATAAGAAAGTAAAGCTAATGAAGTAGTCAGCAGAGGCATAACAAGGTAAATAGAGAATGCATGAGCCTGTTTATATTCAGGGTCCGCTGATGCACCAATTTGCATTATATTGTGTATCAaaatctgcaattgaagttatgGATTATTCTTTGACATATCAGATATATAAGCATGACAAAAGTAGCATCACTAGAATCGAACAATTCACAGAATTTAAGTGTTGTATTCAGCCTTGCTCTTACTGCAGCTGATATAACAACTGTCTGCCCAACTTCAAGTCCATTTAGCCCTGCATGTATATTTATAGAGTTTGTACAGAAGACCGCTAGCATGCCCATATATAGCTTGTATATCCAACCTGTTCTTTCAAAACAATAGCAAAACCATCAGACTAAAGGATGATTTATCTCTACCCAAAATAATAAGGATGTtgtatgtgattaaaattataattctaataatCAAACACAGGAGCGGTGTGCGGACTAAAAAAAGAGTAAAACACACCTTCAACACTTGGTTTTAAACTTATTATGTTGTGTTAAAATGTTGTCATCCAATTCCATATTTTTCAAATCAGACGATACATCTTGAAATAGCTTTGAATAACAAATCATGAATACCTAAATGCCAAGCCAAGAAAATACTCATTATGTCGCATATATTCAATTTGGTCAAGATGTTAAAAATAGTTATACAACGACAGATAAACTTCAACAAGAggataaaataattttctttaatTTCATGAGCAAACAGAATCCCACTGTAATTTTTCTTTAGGAGACAAACCACTGTGCCTAAATAGCATTTTCTTTGTTCCTCTTGAGGATCTCGCATAAATCATTGGAGCTTTGTTACTCACATCCTTGTCTTTCCTCAAGGGAACTAACACCTGATCTCTTATGTACAAGGCTATAAGCCACATTTTACCTGATGCCCACGTATCCAATATCTTCGTGCATTCATTACTGACTTCCTTCTTGTTCTCCCAAATTGAACAGTTGTGTACCTATATCTTTCCAATATCCTCTATATAACATTTTATCTTTTCTTGATTCTGATTTAGTCACAGAATGTCAACAGGGTTGAAAGCTGAAGCAAATCAGTTCTAGAGGACATCAATAAACCATTTGCTAACATGTATTAGAGATGCCCACCAAGTAACTTCACTGAAGAAACACAACAAGAACATAGCCAATATCTTCATCAATATCAACTCTCCCTAGGGAATTCAAATTCCACCTAACTTAACATTCAAAACCTCTCCCTCCTTTCCTCTATGTCACATATATCTGAATGTCAAATCTACACTCATACTCATTAGTCAACATATCTCTTTCCTTATTTCCTTAGCCCTCACCAACAAACATGGGCCTTCCTTCTCTTAACCTCTCTATACCATAGCGGCACAGACGGAACAGTGTGGCTATGCTGCTGTGGATATTTCAATCCATTCATCAACATGATTGTCAAAGGGTCTCTCAGCTCTCCACATGGCTCAGATTGCAGGTTCATTTGCATTAAAAATCAAAGACAAGTCAAGAATCAGAGTCAATAACAGAGAACAATCTCAAGTGGATCCTTCAGAAAATATAGGTAATGTATGATAGGTGGGGTGCATTTTAGGCTGGGAACAGAATAATTCAGTAATTAATTAAGCAGTATTATGCAAAATGAAGCTATTCTAAATTTTTATCTGGTGTCACCACTAGCATTATTTTTCTATCGGGAACCATTTTTAGTTGCTTGATAGCTTCAGGAGTAGCATGTTTAGCAACGTGAACTAGGTCATAGTTGCTGAACTACTTACTTTCCATGTGATCCAAAGAACCCTCAAAGTTAATCTTGACTGCAACATAATCAGGGCATTCCAATTCTAACCTGAAAAGGAAATCACCATTAATTCTTCTTACCTTCCATCCATGTGCTATCCTGTTGTTGTGTTATATTGTAATCCTTCATGATGCATCTTATTCTGAACACAACTATGCTACTAAACTCAACCTTTGTTATGAAGTGATGTGGTTAgcaatattttcttatttttgattACTTTTATAGAGGGAGAGCCTTGGCACAACAATAAGGTTGTTCCATAGTGACTTGGAAGTCACCGGTTTGAATCACAGACACAGCATCTCTATAGGCAAGGGTAAGGCTGAGTACATATGACCCTTCCTAGACCCGGCAATGGCAGGATCCTTGTGCACTGGACTGCCCTTTTTTGTAATTATTTCCATCTTGTTTGCTGGTGCTGTGCACCTATAAGATTGATTCTGTCATCTGTCAATCCCTATTTAATATTCCTAAAGTTGCTGGTTAATTTTTGCCTCATAATAATTTCTTTAGAAGTTTTAAGTATAACCTCGATCCTAACACTTCAAATTCCAGCCATCGATGCCAAGACAAGCAACCTATCCTTAAACATCACTCGGGCATCttcaaagatttttttgagcCTATGTTGTAAGTAGAACATCATCTTTTAAACCTAAACTGTTTGTAGAGCTTCTGAGGCCTAGACTTGACTCTTGAGTAGAATATCCTATCCTTAAGCATTACACTGGCATCTTCAAAGATTATTTTGAGCCTATGTTGTAAGTAGAACACCATCTTTTAAACTTAAGCTGTAAGTAGAGCTTCTGAGGCCTAGACTTGACTCTTGAAAAGATAACTCAACATTTATTCAAGCCACATCATCATTCAAGGCACTGATATATTACAAAGACTACAACTTCAAGCAGTAGGATTCGACATGCAGATATCATTGTCCAAAAATGTTTAGGACAATGAAATTCCACAATCCTATCACGATGGTGACCATACATAAAAATAAGTACGATCAAGGCCGATTTATGCACCCGAACATCTATGATAAACAACATTATGGATATCACATCTTTGGAAGCCATATGCATTGTTTGACATCGAACAATTATGACAATAGAGAAATCGAATTGTAAATGAATGTAATCAGAAAGGCAAAACTTATTTACTAATAAGCTTGTTCATAGCACAGATTGTAATATGACACTTAGGTTTCTTAGATCAAGTTTCCTTGATGAGTGTCATATCTTGATTTTAGGTACTAATATTTTGCAATTTTATACCCAAATTGGAGGGCATTATGGTTAGGCGGAATTTAAATTAATGACACTTCAAAACATATAAGGTTAATCTTATGTAAAGTAAAAAAACTTCAAAGTAATTCTATCAAAATGAAAATTCTAtagaatgcaaaagaaaaaagttACTAGATATCGGTGTTCTCTAACAGAAAATTCAcagaaaataagatagaaatcttTTAAGAAACAAAAGTTGGTATTCTTCATCATTCACAAACTGGTAAGTGCAACtgatggattaaaaaaaaaaaaaaagaacataagCTTAGCAGATTATGAGATTACCCAAATCCAGAACTGCTACTCCAACATACTGAACAAGAGGCTTTGGTATGATTATGGTAGTATGTCCAGCATACGCCATCAAAAGAGGAAGTGCCGCAAATGAGGGCAAAACCAATTTTCTGTTCTCCACAGTAAAATTTAAATCAGTCTTGCAATCAAAAACCAACTTTCAAATAGAAAGCTGAACTACACAAGTACACACAGGAAACTTGTGTAACTATGAAAGATAACAAGGACTTACATTCTCCATGGAACATCGAGAACATCATCGACAAATCCAAGAAGAATCATGAAGCAGATAGATGCTAGTGCTGCATTGTATTCGACAAGCCACTGTATTAAGTGCACAATGCTTAGCCAAAATCCAACTAAAAATCCAGTATGGATCAGAACATATATATATGTTCCATGAAAAGAACTTAAAAAAACTAAATGGTGTCATCATTATTTCAGAAAAGGACTAAACCAGGGCCCTTTAAAATTCAATACACATGTTTCCACATTTACACATGAGAAATCTATATATGCTTGGTAAACAAGTGACAGAAATATTGGATGGAGAgtatttctcttatttttcttgacaaaaatgaaaaagaagaaaatatgttGCTCTTTCCCTACTTTCTAAGTTTCCATATCATCCTACTTTAGGTGATAATAAGGTTTCCAAATCCATTTTCATACCCATATTTATCCGGATATAGACAAAAATTTGAGCatccgactaatatccatatctgtcaaacaaaaatggatatgaatatagatatggatagacaactatccgatccgtatccgaatatccGACTCTATTTATAacactatttaattttatatagaacttattatttttttaagaaaaatatacaatCCTATTAACATGCTATTGACTTAATTTATCATCTacttagtaatatctttaattctGTGATCATAAAATTTCAATATCTGACTTACATCCATAATTGTACCCATACTTCCCATATTTGAgttgtatccatatccatttaaacaaatatggatatgaatttgcaTCCAACTAATACCCGTATCCGAAtgacaaaacaaatatggatatggtgtCCAATGCAAATGCGATCTGGTTTCAGCCCTAGTTAGTAACAAGGAGTCCCAGTTGGCACCACCTCTTACTTTTCTCTGAAATTCCTAAGATCATGCGTATTGCCAGGCAAGAGATCTATTAGTACCGATCTATCTAACCGCATATTTAACTTTAAATGATTGAAATTGTTAGGCAAAACAATGCATTGATACTAGAATGGATGCAAGTTTTCATTGGCATGTTATTCAATTGTTAAGATAAATGGCTTCTAAAACAAGTAATAAGTGAAATTATAAATTGTTATCACAATATCAAGTATGTCCTTTCCACTATATTGATTCTTTTTCACTATCAAAGAcataaatgaaaaagttataAAATTGCACTCCATATCACTCCAAAAATGTGACATTCTGTCGAATCAACAATATCCCAATTGAAAAACTTAAGTAGTGTCTGCAGAAAATATCATTACCATAATCTAAGTAGTGTGATGTTTCAAATTTTACAAGGGATGCAAAGTTTATAATATTGCCGACAAAGCCGAGTTTCTAAATCCAAGGAAGCCATAGAAAAGGACCATCTTGTCACTAAAAGGAGTTAACAAGCTgcctacaattttttttttttttgtggctctAAACAGCAATCAAATCCCAATGCAAAGAATAAAGCATAAATACAAAGAATAAAGCATAAAACCACTTTGTAACAAGAACTCATGTTTAACTTCAAATTAGATAGGTTCTACATTTTAATGCAAAGTTAACATGCACAAGTCTTTGCCAAGATATGCCTTTAAAACAAATCACACCATCACATTTCAAAATTAACACCTAAGATTGCATCTATAAAATAGAAACCAAACTGTATACAAACTACTTCACTTGGCTGATTTAAATTTGACTAGAAAATAGACATATATGATGCACCATCATATTGCCCATACAATAAAGAATAGGCTAACATACATTGGAGTCTGATGTGAAGTTGAAATGCTGAAACAGAATAGCAATCACCAAGTAGACAATCCCAATCACAATTCCCAATGACTCAGgcctgaaaaattcaaaaaaagaaatattaAGATCAACTCAGCCGAACTGGATACTGAAAGAAAAAGAGCAAGATTAATTTTCGTTAAAGTATGTGTTTGACAATGCACATTGCATAATTAGGATGAGTTCATGTACCATACTTCAGCAAACTCATTCCATGTCAATATTTATGTTACCTTGGCCAGCACATGATCCGCCTGAGAGACTTAAATGTGGGAAGGAAAAGTAATCATAAAAATGCTTGCATGATAAAAAAACATATACAGGTGTAATTCACCAATTAGGAAAAAGATATCTATCAACTCAGTTAACCTACTAAACTCTTGCATGGCTCCAATACAACGTCCAAATTGTACTTTCAAATCCAAGAAAGACTAACCAAATCGCATTAACAATGTTAACACAATTCCAATATCTTTACTCAAGTTGAAACTTAATAAAGATAGAAACTTTGTTAGGTTATGCAATTAAAACACTAATAATCATAAAAAAGGTAAAAGGCAACTCAAAAGCAATCAATTTACCCAAAAAAAGTAGCTGCCTCAAAATATACCGAACTATAAACTAAAAGAAATATGAAACGCAAACGGCAAATTTTATCAAAGACTGACACTTTGATGGCCCCCTGAGGAGTGCCCTTCTTGTTGATGTCGTAGCCAAAGAGATTCCTCCTTAATACGTAGCGGGCGGCCACCGGGATCATCCTGACGGCCACGACGAAGCCTCCGAAGCTCATGGCAGCATTGATGGCAATAGATCGCCGCAGCTCGGGCTCGATCTGGTAGTGATAGAAGAGGAGGTAGAAGAAAGGGGCGAAGAAGAGGGCGGAGGCGGAGAGGATGAGCCCTAGCTTCGGAGGGGCCAACGGAGGGTCATCCGGCGAGGCCTTCCGGTCTTCGAAGCGAATCTCCTCGGGTTTTCCGGCGGTCGATGAGGATTTCCGGCGAGTCGCCATGGCGgcggagaagagaaagggaaacTACTCGCGAGCGACAGGGATCGCGAGATAGCGAGTTAAAGTGTTTCGCGGGAACGAGTTGGTGTGGAAAT contains these protein-coding regions:
- the LOC105045355 gene encoding uncharacterized protein, translated to MATRRKSSSTAGKPEEIRFEDRKASPDDPPLAPPKLGLILSASALFFAPFFYLLFYHYQIEPELRRSIAINAAMSFGGFVVAVRMIPVAARYVLRRNLFGYDINKKGTPQGAIKVPESLGIVIGIVYLVIAILFQHFNFTSDSNWLVEYNAALASICFMILLGFVDDVLDVPWRIKLVLPSFAALPLLMAYAGHTTIIIPKPLVQYVGVAVLDLGWIYKLYMGMLAVFCTNSINIHAGLNGLEVGQTVVISAAILIHNIMQIGASADPEYKQAHAFSIYLVMPLLTTSLALLSYNWYPSSVFVGDTYTYFAGMAMAVVGILGHFSETLLLFFLPQVLNFLYSCPQLFKIIPCPRHRLPRFDPQTGLLTGTKDGTLVNLFLRLFGRCSEKSLCIRLLIFQALSCLLCFGLRHFLAGWYK